Proteins from one Juglans microcarpa x Juglans regia isolate MS1-56 chromosome 6S, Jm3101_v1.0, whole genome shotgun sequence genomic window:
- the LOC121237044 gene encoding LOW QUALITY PROTEIN: nuclear intron maturase 2, mitochondrial (The sequence of the model RefSeq protein was modified relative to this genomic sequence to represent the inferred CDS: inserted 1 base in 1 codon), which translates to MHRTRFSIFTRRMLTNSNCIRTTSNFPYSNPQNPRPNGWFAFFRQFSFTRRAPASDPNDPSTLMKEDSVAVCSQMWLENFREPDRLVTNLSSYLRRFELWVLAYQKVCADETGAYMTRGSIERSALEDLLTLRNAVLDDRFRWGARLDFFLKSPKDKTDYRSLSKRKIKAILTTSQPAPFQDRIVQEVLFMVLEPVYEARFSPKSFAFRPGRNAHTVLRVIRRSFAGYLWYIKGDFSTILDGMKVGLVVNALMRDVRDKKVVDLVKSALVTPVITTKVDDGEKMKKKKRKYQKKRVLAEDEPKPDPYWLETFFGFAPEEAEKLPSWGHCGILSPLLANICLDELDRWMESKIKEFYRPSKSDVIWNKPXGEAEQGNTSWPEFVPTSGPDKTRKVDYVRYGGHILIGVRGPRADVATLRKQLIEFVDQKYMLKIDNESLPIEHITKGIMFLDHVLCRRVVYPTLRYTATGGKIISEKGVGTLLSVTASLKQCIKQFRKLNFLKGDRDPDPQPCFRMFHATQAHTNAQMNKFLSTMVEWYRYADNRKKIVNFCSYILRGSLAKLYAAKYKLRSRAKVYKIGARNLSRPLKEKKGQSPEYHNLLRMGLAESIDGLQYTRMSLVPETDYTPFPSNWRPDHEKALLEYIRLEDPKTLEEQRSCIREQGLVSPQDYISMLVWNYKRNAIVLDRLSLVNSNGISSGKDQQLLLGSNHEDHDHVTKEMEENDEGIHAAQM; encoded by the exons ATGCATCGGACCCGTTTTTCCATCTTCACCCGTCGGATGCTCACAAATTCCAACTGTATTCGCACCACCTCCAATTTCCCTTACTCCAATCCCCAAAACCCTAGACCCAATGGGTGGTTCGCCTTCTTTCGCCAGTTTTCATTCACTCGGCGCGCACCGGCATCGGACCCAAATGACCCATCCACACTCATGAAGGAAGACAGTGTCGCGGTTTGTTCTCAAATGTGGTTGGAGAATTTCCGTGAACCCGACAGGTTAGTGACCAATTTGAGTTCGTATTTACGCCGGTTCGAGTTGTGGGTTTTGGCTTACCAGAAGGTTTGCGCCGACGAGACTGGGGCGTATATGACCCGGGGCTCGATTGAAAGGTCAGCCCTCGAGGACCTTTTGACACTGCGAAATGCAGTGCTTGATGATAGGTTTAGGTGGGGGGCTCGGTtggatttctttttaaaatcgCCCAAGGACAAGACGGATTACAGGTCATTGTCGAAGAGAAAAATTAAGGCGATATTGACAACCTCCCAACCTGCCCCATTTCAGGATAGGATCGTCCAGGAGGTGTTGTTTATGGTTTTGGAGCCGGTGTATGAGGCTCGGTTCTCACCAAAGTCGTTTGCGTTTAGGCCAGGAAGGAATGCGCATACAGTGTTAAGAGTGATCAGGAGGAGTTTTGCAGGATATCTGTGGTATATAAAGGGTGATTTTAGTACCATTCTAGATGGGATGAAGGTTGGGTTGGTGGTAAATGCTTTGATGAGGGATGTTAGGGATAAGAAGGTTGTCGATTTGGTGAAATCAGCATTGGTTACGCCGGTGATCACTACCAAGGTTGATGATggggagaagatgaagaagaagaagagaaagtatCAGAAGAAGAGGGTATTAGCTGAGGACGAGCCTAAGCCTGACCCGTATTGGTTGGAGACGTTTTTTGGGTTTGCCCCAGAGGAGGCAGAGAAGCTTCCTTCTTGGGGGCATTGTGGTATTCTTAGTCCACTCTTGGCTAACATTTGTCTGGATGAACTGGACCGCTGGATGGAAAGTAAGATTAAGGAGTTTTATCGCCCGTCAAAGAGCGATGTCATATGGAATAAGC GAGGGGAAGCAGAACAAGGGAACACGTCTTGGCCAGAATTTGTGCCAACAAGTGGGCCAGATAAGACACGTAAGGTGGATTATGTACGATATGGGGGTCACATTTTGATTGGTGTTCGGGGACCTAGAGCGGATGTGGCGACATTGAGAAAGCAGTTAATTGAGTTTGTTGATCAGAAGTATATGCTCAAGATTGACAATGAAAGCCTTCCTATTGAACACATAACTAAGGGTATAATGTTTCTTGACCATGTCTTGTGTCGGAGAGTAGTGTATCCTACTCTACGTTACACTGCTACGGGTGGGAAGATCATTAGTGAGAAGGGTGTGGGGACCCTTTTGTCTGTCACGGCAAGCTTGAAACAATGCATTAAGCAATTTAGGAAGTTGAACTTTCTGAAGGGGGATAGGGATCCAGACCCACAACCTTGTTTCAGAATGTTTCATGCCACCCAAGCACACACAAATGCACAAATGAATAAGTTTTTGTCAACAATGGTTGAGTGGTACAGGTATGCCGACAACCGGAAGAAAATCGTTAACTTCTGCTCTTACATTTTGAGGGGTTCACTAGCTAAGCTCTACGCTGCAAAGTACAAGCTCCGTTCACGAGCAAAGGTATACAAGATCGGTGCTCGGAATCTTAGCCGTCCTTTGAAGGAGAAGAAAGGTCAGTCACCTGAGTACCATAATTTGCTGAGGATGGGTCTTGCTGAGTCAATTGATGGGCTTCAATATACCAGGATGTCTCTTGTACCCGAGACTGATTATACCCCTTTCCCAAGTAATTGGAGACCTGATCATGAGAAGGCATTGCTTGAATATATACGGCTTGAAGATCCAAAAACTTTGGAGGAGCAACGGAGTTGCATTAGGGAGCAAGGTCTTGTTTCACCCCAGGATTACATTTCAATGCTTGTTTGGAACTATAAAAGAAATGCAATTGTGTTGGATAGGCTTTCCCTAGTAAATAGCAACGGCATCAGTTCAGGAAAAGATCAACAGTTATTGTTGGGTTCAAACCATGAGGACCATGATCATGTAAccaaagaaatggaagaaaatgatgaaggaATCCATGCGGCACAAATGTAA